Part of the Sphingorhabdus pulchriflava genome is shown below.
CAAGCAACTCGGTATGGTCATTCTGCCCGCAACTTTCGGTGCCGGAATTTACCAGATAAGCCAGTTCGTCGATACTTTCTTTGCGACTTCGCTTCCGCAAGGCTCCTTGACACTATTGAAGATGGCAGACCGGTTAAACCAGATGCCATTGGGGATTGTCGGTATCGCGCTTGGCACCGCAATTTTGCCTATGCTGTCGCGTCATATCCAGAATGGCCATGCGGATCGCGCACATTGGCTGCAATCCGAAGCATTTGAAACAGCAACGCTTTTGACACTTCCGGCGGCCGCTGCTTTGGCAATCTGTGCACCGGCCTTTGTCACTGCATTTTTCGTCGGCGGTAAGTTTACTATCGCAGACGGTCAGATCATGGCGCAGATTACGATGGCGCTGGTCGCTGGGCTTCCCGCCTATGTTATTGTCAAAATCTTGAATCCGGGCTTTTTCGCTCGTTCCGATACACGCACTCCGGTTTATACAGCGCTCGCCTCACTGATTTTCAACATAGCCCTCAATCTGTACGTGGTAAGCCGTTATGGTATCGTCGGACTTGCAGGCGCGACGGCGGCATCGGCGACGTTTAACTGTCTGCTGCTCTACATTGTGTTGCACCGGCGCGGCTGGTTCCATTTCAGCGCCCAGCTTGGCAGCAGGATATTCCGCCAACTTATAGCAACGGCGTTCATGTCAGCGCTGTTATGGTGGATGATGGGCTGGATGATGCCCTATTTCTCCGACGACATCCTGACACGTATTGCGGCACTGACGATACTTGTTGGCGGTGGCCTGTTTACCTATTTTGCCATTGGCTATTCCGTCGGTGCAGTCGACAGAGACCGTATCAACAGGTTGCTGCGTCGCAATCGGCTTACTGAAACCGCAAACCAACAGGAAAACTGATCATGCGTGTCGTATCGGGCATCCAGCCCACCGGAAATTTGCATCTCGGCAATTATCTGGGAGCGATCAGGAACTGGGTGAAAATGCAGGATCAGGGCGAATGCCTGTTCTTCCTCGCCGATCTGCACGCGATCTCGCAGCCGCATGTGCCTGCCGAACTCACCGCCAACACACGCGAGATGGCGGCGGCGCTGATAGCCTGCGGCATCGATACCGACAAGTCGATCCTGTTCAACCAGACGCAGGTGCCCGCGCACAGCCAGTTGCAATGGTTGCTGAACGGCACCGCGCGGATGGGTTGGCTCAATCGCATGACGCAGTGGAAAGACAAGGCCGGCAAAAACCGCGAAGGCGCTTCGGTTGCGCTGTTCACCTATCCGGTGCTGCAGGCCGCTGATGTCCTGCTCTATCAGGCAACCCATGTGCCGGTTGGTGAAGATCAGAAACAGCATCTGGAACTGGCGCGCGATATCGCGCAGAAGTTCAACAATGATTTTGGTAATGGCGAAGAGATCTTCACCCTGCCCGAACCGATCATTCCTCCCGAAGCGGCGCGTATCATGTCGCTGCGCGATGGCAGCGCCAAGATGAGCAAGTCCGATCCTTCGGACATGAGCCGCATCAACCTGACCGATGATGCCGACACGATCATGCAGAAGGTGCGCAAGGCCAAAACCGACCCCGAACCGCTACCAGGCGAAAAAGACGGTCTGGCGGGCCGCCCTGAAGCCGAAAATCTGGTGGGCATTTATGCTGCCCTGGAAGGCAGCAGTGTCGACGCTGTACTGACGCAATTCGGCGGACAAGGCTTTGGCTCGTTCAAGCCGGCACTGGGCGAGTTGCTGGTCAGCAAACTTGCGCCGATTGCCGAGCGGTTCAATGCACTGCGCAGCGACACAGCAGCGATCGACGCTGCGTTGCAGAGCGGTGCCGAGAAGGCAAGGAAGCTGGCAGAACCGACCCTCGCCCGCGCCTATCAGGCGTTGGGGCTTCTGCGCTGACAATTTGTTACATGTCCTGTGGCTGAACACAGTTCCGTTCAACCACAGTTCAGCGCTTTTCAGATAGATATCACCGCAAGCCCGCCTATATTGGCGGAAATGGAGGTAATTATGTCGATGCGTAAAGCTGCTACAATACTGGCTCCTGCACTGCTGTTGACGCTCGGGGCCTGTGCGACGCCGTTCAAGGCCGATGTATCGCGTTTCCAGCAAATGCCTGCACCCCAAGGCCAGACTTTCACCGTCAAAGCCGCGGATTCAACGCAAGAAGGTGGGATCGAATTTGGCCAATATGCCGCGATGGTATCCGCGGAGATGACCAAGGTCGGTTACGTCCCGGCAGCGCCCGGCGCACCTGCTGATCTGACCGTCAAATTCGGTTATGGTGTCGATGACGGAAAGGAACGCACCGTCGTCTATGACGACCCCTTTTACGATCCATTCTGGGGCTATGGTCGCTATGGTTTCGGTCGGGGCTATTACCGTCCCTATATCGTCCGCACGCCGCGTGGTGCCCGTTATGTCTATGGCTGGCATGACCCGTTTTTATACGGCCCAGGCTTTGGCCGTGGCTATGACGTGCGCAGCTACACCGTTTACACCAGCGGCATAGAGATGCAGATTGAAAACAGCACCACTGGCGAACGCCTGTTCGAAGGCAAGGCCGAGGCCAAATCGCGCTCTAATCGCCTTCCCTATCTGGTCCCCAATCTGGTAACAGCCATGTTCACCGGCTTTCCGGGAAATGGCGGGGAAACCGTACGCATTTCGGTCGCACCAGAGGATAGCGGCAAGAAGAAATAGGCTGGTCGAACAGCTCAAAGGACGCATTGCCCCGCCTGGTATCACCTTGGCGGGGCATTTATTTATTTGTTCAGACTCCGCAGGTCAGATCAGACTTGCCGAATTTATTCCCTTCAGCCTGCGTGTTGGCGATGCCTGCATACAGATCGCTGCTCGCGAACTGGCCGTCTTTACCAATCTTATAACCTTTCGACCGGAACACTTCGATCACTTTGGTGGCAGGTTCGGCAAAGTAGACCGACTGCGATTCATAATGCTGCGCAATTCCAGTGACGGTCAGCCCTTCATAGCTGCGCTGAAGTTTTTCGAAAGTGCTTTTGCCTTCGGAAGCGACAAGCGCCTTGGCCCGCGCTTCTTCGCTTGGGAAATCTTTATTCTCCAGTGCTTTGTAGCCCGCGCGGATACGATCCCCCATCGAGCTGAACATGGCATCAATTTCCGGACCAAAGCTGCAGCTGTTGGGATTGAATGCGATCGCGATAGGTTTGCCATTGGCTAGGGAAGCAATCCGCGCTCCATCCGCAAGATAGGCAACCCCGCCTTTTTTCAGTTTTACTTCGATGAAATCATTGGCGGTGAGACCAAAAAGCGACAGCGTAGTTCCCGCAGCAACGCGATCAACCAGTGTGGAAGCCGTATCGGGTTGCGACCATAGCTCGACAGGCTTGTCGACGACCCATGCTTTATCCCCCAATGACTTGACGATTTCGGGCGGCTGGGTTTCGGACAGATTCACAGTCGCGATAAAGCCCTTGCCATCGGCAAGCTCCAGCCAATCGCTGGTCCCATCTTCACCCAAAATCACTTTACCACTTGCAGTGGCACCGCGCGCGAGTTTGCCCAAAACGGTGCTGCCCTGTGCCGTCGCCTTGTCGCGGATATTCGCGTCAGCAACTGCATAATATTGTTTTTCTACAGCGACTTCTTCGACGGCCGGCGACTGCTGAACCCGGTCTTCCAGACCATTGCCTGTCATATCATCGTGCAGGAACAGGAAATAATAGAGCAGGAGCAAAGCGAGAATGCCGACGCCACCCCCTATCAACAGCCAATTTGGCCCTTTCGTTTCGTCCCTTAAAGCTTCGGATGCATAACTCTGCGGCTCGATACCTGAAGAAACGGGTTCTGGTGCCGGGGGAGTTGCAATCGGCGCTGCAATTGGTTCAAAAGACGAAGCAGGTGGCGATGGCGGACCGGCGTCACCGCTTGGCACAACCGCACCGCAACTGCCGCAGAAGCGTGCGCCATCATTCAGGGCACTGCCACATTGGATGCAGAATTTAGCCATCAAGAACCTCCCGAGTCCATCTTGCACTCGGGATAGTCTGCTGTTCCCTCCAAGGGAAGGCGCTTATGTAACTAGTTCAGGCCTCTAGCTGGCGGAGCAAGGCACGGACATCATTGTCCATGTCATTGTCCATCCGGCGCAGGTCTTCGACCAGACGTACAGCATGGATGACTGTCGAATGGTCACGACCGCCGAATTTGCGCCCGATTTCCGGATAGCTGCGCGGTGTCATCACCTTTGCGAGATACATCGCAACCTGACGCGGACGAACCACGGCGCGTGCGCGGCGCTTCGACGACATTTCGCTGCGGTCGATGCGATAATATTCACAGACTGCACGCTGGATTTCGTCGATCGTGATGCGGCGGCGGCAAGCGCTGAGAATATCTTTCAGCTGCTCTTCAGCCAAAGTGCGCGTAATCGGCTTTCCGGTCAGCTGCGAATAGGCGATCAGCTTGTTAAGACCGCCTTCGAGTTCGCGGACATTGCGGCTGATCGTGCGCGCGAGAAACTCTATCACATCTTCGCCTACCTGCGTTTCGGGCATGTTGGCGAGACGCTGGTTGAGGATAGAGCGACGCAGTTCCAGATCAGCGGGCTGGATGTCGGCAACAAGCCCCATCGACAGGCGCGACAGGATGCGCTGGTCGACACCGTCCAACGCCTGTGGCGCACGGTCTGCGGCAACGACAAGGCGCTTGCCGGCACCGATGATGGCGTCAACCGTGTGTAGGAACTCTTCCTGGGTTGAAACCTTTCCTATGATGAACTGGATATCGTCGATCAGCAGGACATCGACAGCACGCAAGCGCGCCTTGAATTCCATCACTTCCTTACGACGCATGGCGGAGACGAACTCCATCATGAATTTTTCCGCCGACATATAGAGAATTTGCGCATCCGGGTTCACCTCGGCATAGGCATGGCCGATCGCGTGCATCAGGTGGGTCTTGCCCTGACCGGTTGCAGCTTGCAGATAAAGCGGGTTGAACAGCGGGCGTTCGACCGCAGCAACACGTTCGGCCGCGCTCAAAGCCAGTGCGTTGGTCTGGCCCTTGACGAAATTCGCAAAAGTCATGCGCGGGTCAAGCTGGCTGCGCACCGGCAGTGCTTCAGCGCTATGGACCGCCGCGGGACGCTCGGCGAGCCCATTGCCTTGCAGCATCTCGACGCGCGCTGCACCCGGCTTGGTCCGGATTTTCAATTGGCGGACGGCAGGATTGATGCTCGACCAGGCCAAACGAATCCGATCAGCATAGTGATCTGACACCCAGCTCGCTGAAAAGTCGGAAGGCGTCAGCAGTTCCAGCGTGCCGGTGAGTTCACAGAAATCACCAAGTGCGATCGAACGAATCCACTGACCATAAATCTGGGCCCCCAGATCACGGCGCAAGCGCGATGCTACATTTTGCCAATCAGATTCAAAAGCGGAGCCACCCATATTTTCTTGCTCCGACCGCACGACTTTCAGCGTCACTTAGCCACCCCTTTCACCCCAACCAGCGACGGCTATTTTTGTTGCGCTCACACCTCTCCCATCGCCTGACACAGGCCCACCGTATCCCCACATCTGGTGCAGAGATCCTTTACATGTCATTCTCGATTGAGACAGATGCGACGTTGATCGCACGCTGCTGGAACCTGTTGTTTAGCCATGCGGCTTTGAGTCGATCAAGGGGCCGACTGCAAAAAAAGTGAAATAAATCGCATTGACTCTATTCAAGCGCTGAAATTGCGTAGAATTTTTTTTAACACTTTGTTTTATAACATTTCTTCTACTTAATCCACTGTCAACACATGCCGAATCGCGGGAAATGCGCACTTTGCTGCATCGCAACGATCAGGCAAAAAAGAAGGCCCGCCAAGCAAGGGCGGGCCGTTAACTTTGTTTACAGCAGCAAGGGTGGATTTCACCCCCGCGAAAAGACCGAATCAGGCGAGCGCAGCAACCCGCTTGGTGAGGCGGCTGAACTTGCGTGATGCCATATTCTTGTGCAGCACGCCTTTCGACACGCCGCGCGCCAGTTCGGGCTGGGCAGCGACTAGCGCAGCGGCAGCGGCCGTCTTGTCACCCGCTTCAAGAGCGGCTTCGACCTTCTTCACGAAGGTACGGATACGGCTGACGCGGTTGCCGTTGATTTCGTTGCGACGCGCGTTGCGACGGATACGCTTTTTTGCTTGCGGCGTATTGGCCATTTCAGTCCTCAAAAAATCAGATAGTTACGGGCATCCAGAACCGGAGAAAAATCTCGACCGGACCCGATGAAGCGCCGCCCTTAGCCATGCTTCACAGATTCGTCAACCGCGAATTGCCGCACTAACGCTGACATTTCGGGCAATAAAAGGTCGAACGGCCCGAATCGACCCGCCGCTGAACGATAGCACTGCAGTGGCAGGATTCGCCCTCACGGCCGTAGACCAGCCAGTCCTTCGCGAAATAGCCCAGCTCACCGTCGGGTGCCGCAAAGTCGCGCAATGTAGAACCGCCAGCCTTGATAGCCGCAGCCAGAACATCCTTTATGGCAACGACCAGCCTTTCCACGCGAGGCCTGCTGACTGCGGTCGCAGCAGTGACCGGCGAAATCCCTGCCATATGCAGCGCTTCGCAAACGTAGATGTTACCTAGCCCTGCCACGATCGACTGGTTGAGCAGCATTGCCTTGATAGGTGCCTTGCGCCCTTTAAGCGCCGCGTGCAGCACCTTTGCATCGAACGCATCATCCAGCGGCTCTGGTCCCATCGTAACGAAATGACGGAAGGTATCGATTTCATCACGCCGCACAATGTCGAGCGAACCAAAGCGGCGATGGTCATTGAGCGCAACCAACCTGCCCGACCCCGTTTCAAGAATGAAATGATCATGCTTCTCGATTTCCACCGGATCGACCCGCCAACGCCCCGACATGCCGAGATGGAAAATCAGCGTATCATCGCGATCGGTGTGGATAAGGCCATATTTCGCACGCCGCCCGAGCCCGGTCACCCGCGCTCCAGTCAGGCGCTGGCGGATATCGACGGGTATCGGCCAGCGCAGATCGGCCCGGCGCGGTTCGGCCCGAACAATCACCTCGCCATCCAACACGGCACGCAGGCCAGCAACGGTGGTTTCGACTTCGGGAAGCTCTGGCATTTGGCGTAGCTAGTTAATTGACCTGCATTTGGCTAGCGGTTGCGAGCGAATCTGACCTTTTAGGCTGTTTGATTCTCGATCAACGAAATGGCAATGCAAGCACGGTGCCCGTCCTGTCATAATCTGGCAGTCCGCTGTCCGGCATCACGCCCAGATCGCGCGGCGGAACGCCAGGTCGATAGACAAAAGTGCCAAATAGTTGATCGAAAATCGATAGCGTCGCGCCATAATTCTTGCACTCGTCGGCGCGCGCGCTGTGATGATAACGGTGCAGCTCCGGGCCAACAAAAAGATAGTTCGCCCAACCCATCCGCATATCGACATTGAAATGGCTGATCACGCCATGCAGGCTCAGAATCATGCCGAACATCGCAACCACGATCTGGTCATACCCCATGATCCAGATCGGAACGACGATCGCCACAACGCGAATGATGATGGCATTGATCGGGTGAAAGACTGCATGCATGACCAAATACAAGCGCGGCGGCAGATGGTGCGCCGCGTGCACCTTCCACAGCCAATTACCTAACCTCCCGGGCATTTCGTGCATGGCGCGGTGGATAGCGTAGTTTAGACCCTCATAAATCAGCAGGGCGGCCGTGAGCTGAACCGCTATCGGCCAATTGCTTGCAGGTCCGGAAAGACTGGCCGAAGCCTTGATCCCCAAATAGGCCAGTACGAAGCCCAAAGCGTAGAGCGTAAGGCCGTTCGGAACGACAAATTTGAAATCGGACCACAGGCTGCGCCAAGTCATCCCCCAGCGCTTTTCGTAAGGATAAACCAGTTCCAGCGCCAAACAGAGGATGAAGACGAAAGCAGCGCTCATCGATGACAAATTTTCCGGCGCGATGTCGGTGTGCCAGAGAAGATAGAAAGTTCCGAGCTTGACCGTCCACAAAAACGGATAAAGCCCCAACCGGACGATTATCCGTCCCAAACTATCCCTGCCATCGGCTTGTTCCGCGATAATGCTCGCCATTTGTCGATCTCCATTTTCTGGACATTTGTTCGAAAATGAACTTATGTCCGCTTGTGGAGAGACACCATCGACAGCAGATCATATGATGTCCGTTATTGGACAAATGGAGTGATTTTGTCCGGAAAGCAGCCCGACCGCCGCATCGGCAAAACGCGCGACGCGCTCGCCAATGCAATGTTCGCACTCATTCAGCGTGAGGACTGGAACGCGATTACGATCCAGTCGATCTGTGCGGAAGCGAATGTGGCGAGGGCTTCCTTCTACGCCCATTTTGACAGCAAGGTCGGGCTTCTCGATTTTATGATCGAACGCAATCTCGGAGGATTGGCGGCTCATCTTACTTCGATGGGCGGCAGCGCAGTCGCAATATTAGGTTGGTTTGTTGAACATGTTGCTTCAGACCGGTCTCGATTTGCTAAAATTGTTTTGACCCCCGATGCGCATCCAGCAATGGCCCGGTTCACCAACGTCGTGCGTGACCAATATCGTGCGGCGCTGAAAGCTGAAGGAGTGGATGCGCGCGACGCCGAAATCGACTTCATCATGGGCGGCACGATGGAACTGATCATGAACTGGTCAAAGACATGGCGGATGCAGCAAGTACCCATGCTCAGAGAAAATGTGCTGGAATTTGCACGCAGAATATTGGCCCAAGGCAATTAAATTTTGCTGCCAACGAGATTTGCATCTGGCGCAAGACCAACGACCGCTTTTGCTCGTAACACCCTTTGCGGGCGGCACAACTATCGGCTAGGGCGCTCTTCATGACTGAGACCGTCTCCTTTGGCTATGAACAGGTTAGCCCCGAAGAAAAGACCCAGCGCGTGCGCGGCGTCTTTTCGAGCGTTGCCAACAAATATGACATGATGAACGATGCCATGTCGGGCGGGATGCACCGACTGTGGAAGGACCAGTTCGTGCGCCGCGTGAAACCGCGTGCCGGCGAGGACATTCTCGATATGGCAGGCGGCACCGGCGACATTGCCTTTCGCATGGAAAAGGCAGGGGCCAATATCACCGTCAGCGACATCAATCCGGATATGCTCGCCGTCGGCATGGAACGCGCGGTCGAGCGCGGCATTGATACGCTGGTGTGGAGTGAGCAGAATGCCGAGCAACTGACTTTTCCCGACAGGCATTTCGACGCTTACACAATTGCCTTTGGTATTCGGAACGTCACCGATATCCCCGCAGCCCTTCGCGAAGCCCATCGCGTATTGCGTTATGGCGGGCGTTTTTTCTGTCTCGAATTCTCGACCGTCGAATGGCCGGGGCTTTCGAAAGTCTATGATGTCTATTCACATCACCTGCTTCCCAAAATGGGCAAGGTGATTGCAGGCGATGAAGACAGCTATCGCTATCTGGCCGAATCGATCCGCAAATTCCCCCCGATGCCGCAGTTCGAGCGTATGATCCGCGAAGCAGGATTCGTACAGACCAAGGTCGAACCGATACTAGGCGGACTGGTGGCGATCCACAGCGGGTGGAAGGTTTGACGCCGACCCCATGACGCGCCCGACCACGCATATCCTTCGCCTGCTCAAATGGGGTCGCATTTTGGCGCGCCATGGGGCGTTGCGCGGGATCGAAAAGGACCGGAATACACCGCCGCAGGTGAAGCGGTTGTGCCGGATTGCACGTCTGGGAACGATCCAGCCGAAAGTCCCTGATTATGCAGGCGCATTCCGCGAAATCGGCCCTGCCGCAATTAAGCTAGGGCAGACACTTGCCACCCGCCCCGATCTGGTGGGTGAGGAAGCGGCGCACAATTTGCTGACATTGCAGGACTCGTTACCGCCCGAAAAATTCGAGCGGATCTATGACGAGATCGACCACAGCCTGAACAAACCCGCCGCCGAGATGTTCGAATATGTCGATCCCGAGCCGGTAGGCGCGGCCTCGATCGCGCAGGTACACCGGGCACGCACCTCCGATGGCCGCGACGTCGCGGTCAAGGTGCTCCGCCCCGGCATTCGCGAACAATTTGCGCGCGACATCGAAACCTATGAATGGGCGGCAGCGCATCTGGAGGCGCTGGGCGGTGAAGCGGCGCGATTGCGCCCGCAACTTGTCATCGCCAACCTAAAGCGCTGGACCTTGCGCGAGCTGGACCTGAGGCGAGAGGCTGCTTCGGCTTCCGAACTCAAGGAAGCGATGGCGGCGGTCGAGGGCTATCATATTCCGGCAATAGACTGGGATCGCACCGCTGGCCGCGTCCTGACGCTCGAATGGGTCGATGGCATCAAAATCTCGGACGTCGATGCCCTGAAGGCCGCCGGGCATGACACCGGCAAGATTGCTGAGCGTCTGGTCCTCACCTTCCTGCGGCAAGCGATCTCCGAAGGCTTTTTCCACGC
Proteins encoded:
- the murJ gene encoding murein biosynthesis integral membrane protein MurJ: MSLLKHTSTIAGFTVISRIFGFVRDILLARVLGAGLAGDAYQLAFTLPNTFRRLFAEGAFSVAFVPMYSRKLAGEDGEADAARFADDVLSVFIWILLGFSALAMIVMPIIVYGLASEYQSVPGKFELSVLLSRVTFPYLFFISLVAMLTGLLNARSRFAPGAIAPILFNIVLIGGIVGGYYWRGNSGDDRFVVYALSAAVSLSGLVQFIYLWWAVRRAGLKLHVRRPKMTPEVKQLGMVILPATFGAGIYQISQFVDTFFATSLPQGSLTLLKMADRLNQMPLGIVGIALGTAILPMLSRHIQNGHADRAHWLQSEAFETATLLTLPAAAALAICAPAFVTAFFVGGKFTIADGQIMAQITMALVAGLPAYVIVKILNPGFFARSDTRTPVYTALASLIFNIALNLYVVSRYGIVGLAGATAASATFNCLLLYIVLHRRGWFHFSAQLGSRIFRQLIATAFMSALLWWMMGWMMPYFSDDILTRIAALTILVGGGLFTYFAIGYSVGAVDRDRINRLLRRNRLTETANQQEN
- the trpS gene encoding tryptophan--tRNA ligase, with product MRVVSGIQPTGNLHLGNYLGAIRNWVKMQDQGECLFFLADLHAISQPHVPAELTANTREMAAALIACGIDTDKSILFNQTQVPAHSQLQWLLNGTARMGWLNRMTQWKDKAGKNREGASVALFTYPVLQAADVLLYQATHVPVGEDQKQHLELARDIAQKFNNDFGNGEEIFTLPEPIIPPEAARIMSLRDGSAKMSKSDPSDMSRINLTDDADTIMQKVRKAKTDPEPLPGEKDGLAGRPEAENLVGIYAALEGSSVDAVLTQFGGQGFGSFKPALGELLVSKLAPIAERFNALRSDTAAIDAALQSGAEKARKLAEPTLARAYQALGLLR
- a CDS encoding DUF4136 domain-containing protein; amino-acid sequence: MRKAATILAPALLLTLGACATPFKADVSRFQQMPAPQGQTFTVKAADSTQEGGIEFGQYAAMVSAEMTKVGYVPAAPGAPADLTVKFGYGVDDGKERTVVYDDPFYDPFWGYGRYGFGRGYYRPYIVRTPRGARYVYGWHDPFLYGPGFGRGYDVRSYTVYTSGIEMQIENSTTGERLFEGKAEAKSRSNRLPYLVPNLVTAMFTGFPGNGGETVRISVAPEDSGKKK
- a CDS encoding zinc ribbon domain-containing protein, with translation MAKFCIQCGSALNDGARFCGSCGAVVPSGDAGPPSPPASSFEPIAAPIATPPAPEPVSSGIEPQSYASEALRDETKGPNWLLIGGGVGILALLLLYYFLFLHDDMTGNGLEDRVQQSPAVEEVAVEKQYYAVADANIRDKATAQGSTVLGKLARGATASGKVILGEDGTSDWLELADGKGFIATVNLSETQPPEIVKSLGDKAWVVDKPVELWSQPDTASTLVDRVAAGTTLSLFGLTANDFIEVKLKKGGVAYLADGARIASLANGKPIAIAFNPNSCSFGPEIDAMFSSMGDRIRAGYKALENKDFPSEEARAKALVASEGKSTFEKLQRSYEGLTVTGIAQHYESQSVYFAEPATKVIEVFRSKGYKIGKDGQFASSDLYAGIANTQAEGNKFGKSDLTCGV
- the dnaA gene encoding chromosomal replication initiator protein DnaA, whose product is MGGSAFESDWQNVASRLRRDLGAQIYGQWIRSIALGDFCELTGTLELLTPSDFSASWVSDHYADRIRLAWSSINPAVRQLKIRTKPGAARVEMLQGNGLAERPAAVHSAEALPVRSQLDPRMTFANFVKGQTNALALSAAERVAAVERPLFNPLYLQAATGQGKTHLMHAIGHAYAEVNPDAQILYMSAEKFMMEFVSAMRRKEVMEFKARLRAVDVLLIDDIQFIIGKVSTQEEFLHTVDAIIGAGKRLVVAADRAPQALDGVDQRILSRLSMGLVADIQPADLELRRSILNQRLANMPETQVGEDVIEFLARTISRNVRELEGGLNKLIAYSQLTGKPITRTLAEEQLKDILSACRRRITIDEIQRAVCEYYRIDRSEMSSKRRARAVVRPRQVAMYLAKVMTPRSYPEIGRKFGGRDHSTVIHAVRLVEDLRRMDNDMDNDVRALLRQLEA
- the rpsT gene encoding 30S ribosomal protein S20, with the protein product MANTPQAKKRIRRNARRNEINGNRVSRIRTFVKKVEAALEAGDKTAAAAALVAAQPELARGVSKGVLHKNMASRKFSRLTKRVAALA
- the mutM gene encoding bifunctional DNA-formamidopyrimidine glycosylase/DNA-(apurinic or apyrimidinic site) lyase — translated: MPELPEVETTVAGLRAVLDGEVIVRAEPRRADLRWPIPVDIRQRLTGARVTGLGRRAKYGLIHTDRDDTLIFHLGMSGRWRVDPVEIEKHDHFILETGSGRLVALNDHRRFGSLDIVRRDEIDTFRHFVTMGPEPLDDAFDAKVLHAALKGRKAPIKAMLLNQSIVAGLGNIYVCEALHMAGISPVTAATAVSRPRVERLVVAIKDVLAAAIKAGGSTLRDFAAPDGELGYFAKDWLVYGREGESCHCSAIVQRRVDSGRSTFYCPKCQR
- a CDS encoding sterol desaturase family protein; protein product: MASIIAEQADGRDSLGRIIVRLGLYPFLWTVKLGTFYLLWHTDIAPENLSSMSAAFVFILCLALELVYPYEKRWGMTWRSLWSDFKFVVPNGLTLYALGFVLAYLGIKASASLSGPASNWPIAVQLTAALLIYEGLNYAIHRAMHEMPGRLGNWLWKVHAAHHLPPRLYLVMHAVFHPINAIIIRVVAIVVPIWIMGYDQIVVAMFGMILSLHGVISHFNVDMRMGWANYLFVGPELHRYHHSARADECKNYGATLSIFDQLFGTFVYRPGVPPRDLGVMPDSGLPDYDRTGTVLALPFR
- a CDS encoding TetR/AcrR family transcriptional regulator → MSGKQPDRRIGKTRDALANAMFALIQREDWNAITIQSICAEANVARASFYAHFDSKVGLLDFMIERNLGGLAAHLTSMGGSAVAILGWFVEHVASDRSRFAKIVLTPDAHPAMARFTNVVRDQYRAALKAEGVDARDAEIDFIMGGTMELIMNWSKTWRMQQVPMLRENVLEFARRILAQGN
- a CDS encoding class I SAM-dependent methyltransferase, whose product is MTETVSFGYEQVSPEEKTQRVRGVFSSVANKYDMMNDAMSGGMHRLWKDQFVRRVKPRAGEDILDMAGGTGDIAFRMEKAGANITVSDINPDMLAVGMERAVERGIDTLVWSEQNAEQLTFPDRHFDAYTIAFGIRNVTDIPAALREAHRVLRYGGRFFCLEFSTVEWPGLSKVYDVYSHHLLPKMGKVIAGDEDSYRYLAESIRKFPPMPQFERMIREAGFVQTKVEPILGGLVAIHSGWKV
- the ubiB gene encoding 2-polyprenylphenol 6-hydroxylase, whose product is MTRPTTHILRLLKWGRILARHGALRGIEKDRNTPPQVKRLCRIARLGTIQPKVPDYAGAFREIGPAAIKLGQTLATRPDLVGEEAAHNLLTLQDSLPPEKFERIYDEIDHSLNKPAAEMFEYVDPEPVGAASIAQVHRARTSDGRDVAVKVLRPGIREQFARDIETYEWAAAHLEALGGEAARLRPQLVIANLKRWTLRELDLRREAASASELKEAMAAVEGYHIPAIDWDRTAGRVLTLEWVDGIKISDVDALKAAGHDTGKIAERLVLTFLRQAISEGFFHADMHQGNLFVRPDSSIVAIDFGIMGRINRQARLWLAEILYGLTTGNYRRVAEIHFEAQYVPSYHNVDEFATALRAVGEPTRGKPVSELSVGQMLDSLFAITRDFDMQTQPHLLLLQKTMVMVEGVATSLNPAINMWDVAAPYVGEWIRGELGPEAALADGLRDRMKTLALIPDLIKRLDDQLPKKGGAPPPPPLPEIELIWEKRKGGNAWRYTAIAILAAAAGAAGMWALG